A portion of the Pan troglodytes isolate AG18354 chromosome 10, NHGRI_mPanTro3-v2.0_pri, whole genome shotgun sequence genome contains these proteins:
- the ARL6IP4 gene encoding ADP-ribosylation factor-like protein 6-interacting protein 4 isoform X1 — MPRCTDQLEQNPGFLPDGPGVHARAHCQDLSGPYGHEFATSESLGGRVGKTRAPQSGARSRMERAGPAGKEGGAREGRLLPRAPGAWVLRACAERAALEAGAASADTGVRGCGARGPAPLLASAGGGRARDGTWGVRTKGSGAALPSRTASRAAPRPEASSPPLPLEKARGGLSGPQGGRARGAMAHVGSRKRSRSRSRSRGRGSEKRKKKSRKDASRNCSASTSQGRKASTAPGAEASPSPCITERSKQKARRRPRSSSSSSSSSSPSSSSSSSSSSSSSSDGRKKRGKYKDKRRKKKKKRKKLKKKSKEKAEAQQVEALPGPSLDQWHRSAGEEEDGPVLTDEQKSRIQAMKPMTKEEWDARQSIIRKVVDPETGRTRLIKGDGEVLEEIVTKERHREINKQATRGDGLAFQMRAGLLP; from the exons ATGCCACGTTGCACGGATCAGCTGGAGCAGAATCCCGGCTTCCTTCCGGATGGGCCTGGGGTCCATGCCCGCGCTCACTGCCAAGATCTTTCTGGCCCCTACGGACACGAGTTTGCGACCTCTGAGTCACTGGGTGGGCGCGTCGGAAAGACCAGGGCGCCTCAGTCTGGAGCTCGCAGTCGTATGGAGAGGGCAGGACCAGCCGGGAAGGAGGGCGGCGCGCGCGAGGGTCGCCTTCTTCCCAGGGCACCGGGGGCGTGGGTGCTGCGGGCGTGCGCCGAGAGGGCAGCCTTGGAAGCGGGCGCAGCTTCGGCAGACACAGGCGTGAGGGGCTGCGGAGCTCGAGGGCCGGCGCCCCTGCTTGCCTCTGCGGGAGGTGGGCGCGCCCGGGACGGAACCTGGGGCGTCAGAACGAAAGGCAGCGGCGCCGCGCTTCCCAGCCGGACAGCCTCCCGCGCAGCGCCCCGGCCGGAAGCCTCCTCGCCGCCGCTTCCTCTCGAGAAGGCGCGGGGCGGGCTGTCCGGCCCGCAGGGCGGTCGAG CCCGCGGCGCCATGGCTCACGTCGGCTCCCGCAAGCGCTCGAGGAGTCGCAGCCGGTCCCGGGGACGGGGGtcggaaaagagaaagaagaagagcagGAAGGACGCCTCGAGGAACTGCTCGGCCTCCACATCCCAAGGTCGCAAGGCCAGCACGGCCCCTGGGGCGGAGG CCTCACCTTCTCCCTGCATCACAGAGAGAAGCAAGCAGAAGGCCCGGAGGAGACCAAgatccagctcctcctcctcttcttccagttctcctagctcctcttcttcctcctcgtcctcctcctcttcctccagtgATGGCCGGAAGAAGCGGGGGAAGTACAAGgacaagaggaggaagaagaagaagaagaggaagaagctgAAGAAGAAGAGCAAGGAGAAGGCGGAAGCACAGCAGGTGGAGGCTCTGCCGGGCCCCTCGCTGGACCAGTGGCACCGATCAgctggggaggaagaggatggcCCAG TCCTGACGGATGAGCAGAAGTCCCGAATCCAGGCCATGAAGCCCATGACCAAGGAGGAGTGGGATGCCCGGCAGAGCATCATCCGCAAGGTGGTGGACCCCGAGACGGGGCGCACCAG gctTATTAAGGGAGATGGCGAGGTCCTAGAGGAAATCGTAACCAAAGAACGACACAGAGAGATCAACAAG CAAGCCACCCGAGGGGACGGCCTGGCCTTCCAGATGCGAGCTGGGTTGCTTCCCTGA
- the ARL6IP4 gene encoding ADP-ribosylation factor-like protein 6-interacting protein 4 isoform X3: MPRCTDQLEQNPGFLPDGPGVHARAHCQDLSGPYGHEFATSESLGGRVGKTRAPQSGARSRMERAGPAGKEGGAREGRLLPRAPGAWVLRACAERAALEAGAASADTGVRGCGARGPAPLLASAGGGRARDGTWGVRTKGSGAALPSRTASRAAPRPEASSPPLPLEKARGGLSGPQGGRARGAMAHVGSRKRSRSRSRSRGRGSEKRKKKSRKDASRNCSASTSQASPSPCITERSKQKARRRPRSSSSSSSSSSPSSSSSSSSSSSSSSDGRKKRGKYKDKRRKKKKKRKKLKKKSKEKAEAQQVEALPGPSLDQWHRSAGEEEDGPVLTDEQKSRIQAMKPMTKEEWDARQSIIRKVVDPETGRTRLIKGDGEVLEEIVTKERHREINKQATRGDGLAFQMRAGLLP; encoded by the exons ATGCCACGTTGCACGGATCAGCTGGAGCAGAATCCCGGCTTCCTTCCGGATGGGCCTGGGGTCCATGCCCGCGCTCACTGCCAAGATCTTTCTGGCCCCTACGGACACGAGTTTGCGACCTCTGAGTCACTGGGTGGGCGCGTCGGAAAGACCAGGGCGCCTCAGTCTGGAGCTCGCAGTCGTATGGAGAGGGCAGGACCAGCCGGGAAGGAGGGCGGCGCGCGCGAGGGTCGCCTTCTTCCCAGGGCACCGGGGGCGTGGGTGCTGCGGGCGTGCGCCGAGAGGGCAGCCTTGGAAGCGGGCGCAGCTTCGGCAGACACAGGCGTGAGGGGCTGCGGAGCTCGAGGGCCGGCGCCCCTGCTTGCCTCTGCGGGAGGTGGGCGCGCCCGGGACGGAACCTGGGGCGTCAGAACGAAAGGCAGCGGCGCCGCGCTTCCCAGCCGGACAGCCTCCCGCGCAGCGCCCCGGCCGGAAGCCTCCTCGCCGCCGCTTCCTCTCGAGAAGGCGCGGGGCGGGCTGTCCGGCCCGCAGGGCGGTCGAG CCCGCGGCGCCATGGCTCACGTCGGCTCCCGCAAGCGCTCGAGGAGTCGCAGCCGGTCCCGGGGACGGGGGtcggaaaagagaaagaagaagagcagGAAGGACGCCTCGAGGAACTGCTCGGCCTCCACATCCCAAG CCTCACCTTCTCCCTGCATCACAGAGAGAAGCAAGCAGAAGGCCCGGAGGAGACCAAgatccagctcctcctcctcttcttccagttctcctagctcctcttcttcctcctcgtcctcctcctcttcctccagtgATGGCCGGAAGAAGCGGGGGAAGTACAAGgacaagaggaggaagaagaagaagaagaggaagaagctgAAGAAGAAGAGCAAGGAGAAGGCGGAAGCACAGCAGGTGGAGGCTCTGCCGGGCCCCTCGCTGGACCAGTGGCACCGATCAgctggggaggaagaggatggcCCAG TCCTGACGGATGAGCAGAAGTCCCGAATCCAGGCCATGAAGCCCATGACCAAGGAGGAGTGGGATGCCCGGCAGAGCATCATCCGCAAGGTGGTGGACCCCGAGACGGGGCGCACCAG gctTATTAAGGGAGATGGCGAGGTCCTAGAGGAAATCGTAACCAAAGAACGACACAGAGAGATCAACAAG CAAGCCACCCGAGGGGACGGCCTGGCCTTCCAGATGCGAGCTGGGTTGCTTCCCTGA
- the ARL6IP4 gene encoding ADP-ribosylation factor-like protein 6-interacting protein 4 isoform X2: MPRCTDQLEQNPGFLPDGPGVHARAHCQDLSGPYGHEFATSESLGGRVGKTRAPQSGARSRMERAGPAGKEGGAREGRLLPRAPGAWVLRACAERAALEAGAASADTGVRGCGARGPAPLLASAGGGRARDGTWGVRTKGSGAALPSRTASRAAPRPEASSPPLPLEKARGGLSGPQGGRARGAMAHVGSRKRSRSRSRSRGRGSEKRKKKSRKDASRNCSASTSQGRKASTAPGAEERSKQKARRRPRSSSSSSSSSSPSSSSSSSSSSSSSSDGRKKRGKYKDKRRKKKKKRKKLKKKSKEKAEAQQVEALPGPSLDQWHRSAGEEEDGPVLTDEQKSRIQAMKPMTKEEWDARQSIIRKVVDPETGRTRLIKGDGEVLEEIVTKERHREINKQATRGDGLAFQMRAGLLP, from the exons ATGCCACGTTGCACGGATCAGCTGGAGCAGAATCCCGGCTTCCTTCCGGATGGGCCTGGGGTCCATGCCCGCGCTCACTGCCAAGATCTTTCTGGCCCCTACGGACACGAGTTTGCGACCTCTGAGTCACTGGGTGGGCGCGTCGGAAAGACCAGGGCGCCTCAGTCTGGAGCTCGCAGTCGTATGGAGAGGGCAGGACCAGCCGGGAAGGAGGGCGGCGCGCGCGAGGGTCGCCTTCTTCCCAGGGCACCGGGGGCGTGGGTGCTGCGGGCGTGCGCCGAGAGGGCAGCCTTGGAAGCGGGCGCAGCTTCGGCAGACACAGGCGTGAGGGGCTGCGGAGCTCGAGGGCCGGCGCCCCTGCTTGCCTCTGCGGGAGGTGGGCGCGCCCGGGACGGAACCTGGGGCGTCAGAACGAAAGGCAGCGGCGCCGCGCTTCCCAGCCGGACAGCCTCCCGCGCAGCGCCCCGGCCGGAAGCCTCCTCGCCGCCGCTTCCTCTCGAGAAGGCGCGGGGCGGGCTGTCCGGCCCGCAGGGCGGTCGAG CCCGCGGCGCCATGGCTCACGTCGGCTCCCGCAAGCGCTCGAGGAGTCGCAGCCGGTCCCGGGGACGGGGGtcggaaaagagaaagaagaagagcagGAAGGACGCCTCGAGGAACTGCTCGGCCTCCACATCCCAAGGTCGCAAGGCCAGCACGGCCCCTGGGGCGGAGG AGAGAAGCAAGCAGAAGGCCCGGAGGAGACCAAgatccagctcctcctcctcttcttccagttctcctagctcctcttcttcctcctcgtcctcctcctcttcctccagtgATGGCCGGAAGAAGCGGGGGAAGTACAAGgacaagaggaggaagaagaagaagaagaggaagaagctgAAGAAGAAGAGCAAGGAGAAGGCGGAAGCACAGCAGGTGGAGGCTCTGCCGGGCCCCTCGCTGGACCAGTGGCACCGATCAgctggggaggaagaggatggcCCAG TCCTGACGGATGAGCAGAAGTCCCGAATCCAGGCCATGAAGCCCATGACCAAGGAGGAGTGGGATGCCCGGCAGAGCATCATCCGCAAGGTGGTGGACCCCGAGACGGGGCGCACCAG gctTATTAAGGGAGATGGCGAGGTCCTAGAGGAAATCGTAACCAAAGAACGACACAGAGAGATCAACAAG CAAGCCACCCGAGGGGACGGCCTGGCCTTCCAGATGCGAGCTGGGTTGCTTCCCTGA
- the ARL6IP4 gene encoding ADP-ribosylation factor-like protein 6-interacting protein 4 isoform X4, giving the protein MPRCTDQLEQNPGFLPDGPGVHARAHCQDLSGPYGHEFATSESLGGRVGKTRAPQSGARSRMERAGPAGKEGGAREGRLLPRAPGAWVLRACAERAALEAGAASADTGVRGCGARGPAPLLASAGGGRARDGTWGVRTKGSGAALPSRTASRAAPRPEASSPPLPLEKARGGLSGPQGGRARGAMAHVGSRKRSRSRSRSRGRGSEKRKKKSRKDASRNCSASTSQERSKQKARRRPRSSSSSSSSSSPSSSSSSSSSSSSSSDGRKKRGKYKDKRRKKKKKRKKLKKKSKEKAEAQQVEALPGPSLDQWHRSAGEEEDGPVLTDEQKSRIQAMKPMTKEEWDARQSIIRKVVDPETGRTRLIKGDGEVLEEIVTKERHREINKQATRGDGLAFQMRAGLLP; this is encoded by the exons ATGCCACGTTGCACGGATCAGCTGGAGCAGAATCCCGGCTTCCTTCCGGATGGGCCTGGGGTCCATGCCCGCGCTCACTGCCAAGATCTTTCTGGCCCCTACGGACACGAGTTTGCGACCTCTGAGTCACTGGGTGGGCGCGTCGGAAAGACCAGGGCGCCTCAGTCTGGAGCTCGCAGTCGTATGGAGAGGGCAGGACCAGCCGGGAAGGAGGGCGGCGCGCGCGAGGGTCGCCTTCTTCCCAGGGCACCGGGGGCGTGGGTGCTGCGGGCGTGCGCCGAGAGGGCAGCCTTGGAAGCGGGCGCAGCTTCGGCAGACACAGGCGTGAGGGGCTGCGGAGCTCGAGGGCCGGCGCCCCTGCTTGCCTCTGCGGGAGGTGGGCGCGCCCGGGACGGAACCTGGGGCGTCAGAACGAAAGGCAGCGGCGCCGCGCTTCCCAGCCGGACAGCCTCCCGCGCAGCGCCCCGGCCGGAAGCCTCCTCGCCGCCGCTTCCTCTCGAGAAGGCGCGGGGCGGGCTGTCCGGCCCGCAGGGCGGTCGAG CCCGCGGCGCCATGGCTCACGTCGGCTCCCGCAAGCGCTCGAGGAGTCGCAGCCGGTCCCGGGGACGGGGGtcggaaaagagaaagaagaagagcagGAAGGACGCCTCGAGGAACTGCTCGGCCTCCACATCCCAAG AGAGAAGCAAGCAGAAGGCCCGGAGGAGACCAAgatccagctcctcctcctcttcttccagttctcctagctcctcttcttcctcctcgtcctcctcctcttcctccagtgATGGCCGGAAGAAGCGGGGGAAGTACAAGgacaagaggaggaagaagaagaagaagaggaagaagctgAAGAAGAAGAGCAAGGAGAAGGCGGAAGCACAGCAGGTGGAGGCTCTGCCGGGCCCCTCGCTGGACCAGTGGCACCGATCAgctggggaggaagaggatggcCCAG TCCTGACGGATGAGCAGAAGTCCCGAATCCAGGCCATGAAGCCCATGACCAAGGAGGAGTGGGATGCCCGGCAGAGCATCATCCGCAAGGTGGTGGACCCCGAGACGGGGCGCACCAG gctTATTAAGGGAGATGGCGAGGTCCTAGAGGAAATCGTAACCAAAGAACGACACAGAGAGATCAACAAG CAAGCCACCCGAGGGGACGGCCTGGCCTTCCAGATGCGAGCTGGGTTGCTTCCCTGA
- the ARL6IP4 gene encoding ADP-ribosylation factor-like protein 6-interacting protein 4 isoform X5, producing MAHVGSRKRSRSRSRSRGRGSEKRKKKSRKDASRNCSASTSQGRKASTAPGAEASPSPCITERSKQKARRRPRSSSSSSSSSSPSSSSSSSSSSSSSSDGRKKRGKYKDKRRKKKKKRKKLKKKSKEKAEAQQVEALPGPSLDQWHRSAGEEEDGPVLTDEQKSRIQAMKPMTKEEWDARQSIIRKVVDPETGRTRLIKGDGEVLEEIVTKERHREINKQATRGDGLAFQMRAGLLP from the exons ATGGCTCACGTCGGCTCCCGCAAGCGCTCGAGGAGTCGCAGCCGGTCCCGGGGACGGGGGtcggaaaagagaaagaagaagagcagGAAGGACGCCTCGAGGAACTGCTCGGCCTCCACATCCCAAGGTCGCAAGGCCAGCACGGCCCCTGGGGCGGAGG CCTCACCTTCTCCCTGCATCACAGAGAGAAGCAAGCAGAAGGCCCGGAGGAGACCAAgatccagctcctcctcctcttcttccagttctcctagctcctcttcttcctcctcgtcctcctcctcttcctccagtgATGGCCGGAAGAAGCGGGGGAAGTACAAGgacaagaggaggaagaagaagaagaagaggaagaagctgAAGAAGAAGAGCAAGGAGAAGGCGGAAGCACAGCAGGTGGAGGCTCTGCCGGGCCCCTCGCTGGACCAGTGGCACCGATCAgctggggaggaagaggatggcCCAG TCCTGACGGATGAGCAGAAGTCCCGAATCCAGGCCATGAAGCCCATGACCAAGGAGGAGTGGGATGCCCGGCAGAGCATCATCCGCAAGGTGGTGGACCCCGAGACGGGGCGCACCAG gctTATTAAGGGAGATGGCGAGGTCCTAGAGGAAATCGTAACCAAAGAACGACACAGAGAGATCAACAAG CAAGCCACCCGAGGGGACGGCCTGGCCTTCCAGATGCGAGCTGGGTTGCTTCCCTGA
- the ARL6IP4 gene encoding ADP-ribosylation factor-like protein 6-interacting protein 4 isoform X7, producing the protein MAHVGSRKRSRSRSRSRGRGSEKRKKKSRKDASRNCSASTSQASPSPCITERSKQKARRRPRSSSSSSSSSSPSSSSSSSSSSSSSSDGRKKRGKYKDKRRKKKKKRKKLKKKSKEKAEAQQVEALPGPSLDQWHRSAGEEEDGPVLTDEQKSRIQAMKPMTKEEWDARQSIIRKVVDPETGRTRLIKGDGEVLEEIVTKERHREINKQATRGDGLAFQMRAGLLP; encoded by the exons ATGGCTCACGTCGGCTCCCGCAAGCGCTCGAGGAGTCGCAGCCGGTCCCGGGGACGGGGGtcggaaaagagaaagaagaagagcagGAAGGACGCCTCGAGGAACTGCTCGGCCTCCACATCCCAAG CCTCACCTTCTCCCTGCATCACAGAGAGAAGCAAGCAGAAGGCCCGGAGGAGACCAAgatccagctcctcctcctcttcttccagttctcctagctcctcttcttcctcctcgtcctcctcctcttcctccagtgATGGCCGGAAGAAGCGGGGGAAGTACAAGgacaagaggaggaagaagaagaagaagaggaagaagctgAAGAAGAAGAGCAAGGAGAAGGCGGAAGCACAGCAGGTGGAGGCTCTGCCGGGCCCCTCGCTGGACCAGTGGCACCGATCAgctggggaggaagaggatggcCCAG TCCTGACGGATGAGCAGAAGTCCCGAATCCAGGCCATGAAGCCCATGACCAAGGAGGAGTGGGATGCCCGGCAGAGCATCATCCGCAAGGTGGTGGACCCCGAGACGGGGCGCACCAG gctTATTAAGGGAGATGGCGAGGTCCTAGAGGAAATCGTAACCAAAGAACGACACAGAGAGATCAACAAG CAAGCCACCCGAGGGGACGGCCTGGCCTTCCAGATGCGAGCTGGGTTGCTTCCCTGA
- the ARL6IP4 gene encoding ADP-ribosylation factor-like protein 6-interacting protein 4 isoform X8 — translation MAHVGSRKRSRSRSRSRGRGSEKRKKKSRKDASRNCSASTSQERSKQKARRRPRSSSSSSSSSSPSSSSSSSSSSSSSSDGRKKRGKYKDKRRKKKKKRKKLKKKSKEKAEAQQVEALPGPSLDQWHRSAGEEEDGPVLTDEQKSRIQAMKPMTKEEWDARQSIIRKVVDPETGRTRLIKGDGEVLEEIVTKERHREINKQATRGDGLAFQMRAGLLP, via the exons ATGGCTCACGTCGGCTCCCGCAAGCGCTCGAGGAGTCGCAGCCGGTCCCGGGGACGGGGGtcggaaaagagaaagaagaagagcagGAAGGACGCCTCGAGGAACTGCTCGGCCTCCACATCCCAAG AGAGAAGCAAGCAGAAGGCCCGGAGGAGACCAAgatccagctcctcctcctcttcttccagttctcctagctcctcttcttcctcctcgtcctcctcctcttcctccagtgATGGCCGGAAGAAGCGGGGGAAGTACAAGgacaagaggaggaagaagaagaagaagaggaagaagctgAAGAAGAAGAGCAAGGAGAAGGCGGAAGCACAGCAGGTGGAGGCTCTGCCGGGCCCCTCGCTGGACCAGTGGCACCGATCAgctggggaggaagaggatggcCCAG TCCTGACGGATGAGCAGAAGTCCCGAATCCAGGCCATGAAGCCCATGACCAAGGAGGAGTGGGATGCCCGGCAGAGCATCATCCGCAAGGTGGTGGACCCCGAGACGGGGCGCACCAG gctTATTAAGGGAGATGGCGAGGTCCTAGAGGAAATCGTAACCAAAGAACGACACAGAGAGATCAACAAG CAAGCCACCCGAGGGGACGGCCTGGCCTTCCAGATGCGAGCTGGGTTGCTTCCCTGA
- the ARL6IP4 gene encoding ADP-ribosylation factor-like protein 6-interacting protein 4 isoform X6 → MAHVGSRKRSRSRSRSRGRGSEKRKKKSRKDASRNCSASTSQGRKASTAPGAEERSKQKARRRPRSSSSSSSSSSPSSSSSSSSSSSSSSDGRKKRGKYKDKRRKKKKKRKKLKKKSKEKAEAQQVEALPGPSLDQWHRSAGEEEDGPVLTDEQKSRIQAMKPMTKEEWDARQSIIRKVVDPETGRTRLIKGDGEVLEEIVTKERHREINKQATRGDGLAFQMRAGLLP, encoded by the exons ATGGCTCACGTCGGCTCCCGCAAGCGCTCGAGGAGTCGCAGCCGGTCCCGGGGACGGGGGtcggaaaagagaaagaagaagagcagGAAGGACGCCTCGAGGAACTGCTCGGCCTCCACATCCCAAGGTCGCAAGGCCAGCACGGCCCCTGGGGCGGAGG AGAGAAGCAAGCAGAAGGCCCGGAGGAGACCAAgatccagctcctcctcctcttcttccagttctcctagctcctcttcttcctcctcgtcctcctcctcttcctccagtgATGGCCGGAAGAAGCGGGGGAAGTACAAGgacaagaggaggaagaagaagaagaagaggaagaagctgAAGAAGAAGAGCAAGGAGAAGGCGGAAGCACAGCAGGTGGAGGCTCTGCCGGGCCCCTCGCTGGACCAGTGGCACCGATCAgctggggaggaagaggatggcCCAG TCCTGACGGATGAGCAGAAGTCCCGAATCCAGGCCATGAAGCCCATGACCAAGGAGGAGTGGGATGCCCGGCAGAGCATCATCCGCAAGGTGGTGGACCCCGAGACGGGGCGCACCAG gctTATTAAGGGAGATGGCGAGGTCCTAGAGGAAATCGTAACCAAAGAACGACACAGAGAGATCAACAAG CAAGCCACCCGAGGGGACGGCCTGGCCTTCCAGATGCGAGCTGGGTTGCTTCCCTGA